One Vibrio penaeicida DNA segment encodes these proteins:
- a CDS encoding bifunctional salicylyl-CoA 5-hydroxylase/oxidoreductase — protein MRVACIGGGPGGLYFAISMKLRNPESEVVIFERHRADDTFGWGVVFSAETLDNFAQNDPSSAEAIRENFAYWDDIALVRNDEKIVSTGHGFCGIGRLRLLNILQKRAEELGIEIRYATEACPAEELAKEYDLVVASDGLNSKTRQAHEAEFKPNVEMRPCKFVWLGTPQKFDDAFTFIFVETDKGWVWAHAYQFDDEMATFIVECDEETWQNYGFGELSQQESIEVCQDIFKDHLSGQPLITNANHIRGSAWINFPRLLCEKWSFNNIVLMGDASASAHFSIGSGTKLAMESAIALATYLNQEDSIQDAFELYESERREQVLRIQSAAINSLEWFEHVHRYLGFDLEQLNYSMLTRSQRIGHENLRMRDPNWLADAEAWFCKQAGGTDSDGVRSPMFTPFSLRDLELVNRIVVSPIAQYKSSEGHISDWHLIHYGERAKGGAGLVCTEMVSVSEEGRPTLGCAGLYHDSQIEGWNRVNRFVHKETQAATCCQLGHAGARAATQLPWEAENQPLNKGGWPLKSASNVPWSPSSETPDPLSEHDMDTVCEQFVLAARRAERAGFDMLEIHAGHGGLLASFISPLTNLRDDQFGRQSLENRMRFPLRVVTAVRQAWPRKKPMSVRISASDWSGDKGVTPDEAVDISAMFKKVGVDIIVVSSGETTSSVTPRYGRLYQTPFADQIRNEADISTMAVGNIYEADHVNSILLAGRADLVAIGRPHLSDPYWTNRQAAQIQDKEQAWPSPYQTGKEQLQHLVNRELANTGLPKRES, from the coding sequence ATGAGAGTCGCTTGTATCGGAGGTGGGCCAGGAGGCCTGTATTTCGCAATATCAATGAAACTACGCAACCCTGAATCAGAAGTGGTCATTTTTGAGCGGCATCGTGCTGATGATACGTTTGGCTGGGGAGTCGTATTTTCAGCGGAAACACTAGACAACTTCGCACAAAACGATCCGTCAAGCGCAGAAGCGATAAGAGAAAACTTTGCTTATTGGGATGACATTGCTTTGGTCCGAAACGACGAAAAAATTGTTTCCACTGGTCATGGGTTTTGTGGAATAGGGCGTTTAAGGCTACTGAACATTTTGCAAAAAAGGGCAGAGGAACTTGGTATTGAAATTCGTTACGCCACTGAAGCATGTCCTGCCGAGGAATTAGCGAAGGAATATGATCTTGTCGTGGCTTCTGATGGCTTGAACTCCAAAACAAGACAAGCGCACGAAGCGGAATTCAAACCTAATGTGGAAATGAGACCCTGCAAATTTGTTTGGCTAGGTACCCCACAAAAGTTTGATGATGCATTTACGTTTATTTTTGTGGAAACCGATAAAGGTTGGGTTTGGGCACACGCCTATCAATTTGACGATGAGATGGCGACGTTCATCGTCGAGTGTGATGAAGAGACATGGCAAAACTATGGCTTTGGAGAGTTGAGCCAGCAAGAATCTATCGAAGTTTGTCAGGACATTTTCAAAGACCACCTATCCGGTCAGCCTCTCATTACCAATGCTAACCATATCCGAGGCTCAGCATGGATCAACTTCCCACGCTTACTGTGCGAAAAATGGAGCTTTAACAATATTGTCTTAATGGGGGATGCCTCTGCGTCGGCGCATTTCTCCATTGGCTCTGGCACGAAATTGGCGATGGAAAGCGCCATTGCCCTAGCTACTTATTTGAATCAAGAAGACTCCATCCAAGATGCGTTCGAGCTGTATGAAAGTGAACGTCGAGAGCAAGTGCTGCGGATTCAATCGGCCGCGATCAATTCTTTAGAGTGGTTTGAACACGTCCATCGTTATTTAGGATTTGATTTAGAGCAATTGAACTACTCCATGTTGACCCGCTCACAGCGAATTGGGCATGAAAATCTGAGAATGAGAGATCCGAATTGGCTAGCGGATGCAGAAGCTTGGTTCTGCAAACAGGCTGGTGGCACTGATTCAGATGGCGTTCGATCCCCTATGTTTACCCCGTTTTCTCTGCGTGACTTGGAATTGGTGAACCGCATAGTGGTTTCCCCTATTGCTCAATACAAAAGCAGCGAAGGGCACATTAGTGACTGGCACTTAATTCATTACGGTGAGAGGGCCAAAGGTGGTGCGGGTTTGGTGTGCACAGAAATGGTGTCTGTGTCTGAAGAGGGGCGTCCCACTCTCGGCTGTGCAGGGCTTTATCACGACTCCCAAATAGAAGGTTGGAACAGGGTTAACCGATTTGTTCATAAAGAAACTCAAGCGGCAACCTGTTGTCAGTTAGGACACGCAGGTGCTCGCGCGGCAACTCAATTGCCTTGGGAAGCGGAAAACCAACCATTAAACAAAGGAGGTTGGCCACTGAAATCAGCCTCTAACGTGCCATGGTCTCCTAGCAGTGAAACGCCAGACCCGCTTTCTGAACATGACATGGATACCGTGTGTGAGCAGTTTGTTCTCGCCGCAAGAAGGGCGGAGCGCGCTGGGTTCGACATGCTGGAAATTCACGCGGGTCATGGTGGTTTATTGGCGTCATTCATATCACCGCTCACCAACTTACGGGATGACCAATTTGGTCGCCAATCACTTGAAAATCGAATGAGGTTTCCGCTTCGAGTTGTCACAGCGGTCAGGCAAGCGTGGCCAAGGAAAAAACCGATGTCTGTTCGTATTTCTGCCAGTGACTGGTCTGGCGACAAGGGGGTGACACCCGATGAAGCCGTGGACATTTCCGCCATGTTTAAAAAAGTAGGCGTCGATATCATTGTGGTTTCATCCGGTGAAACCACGTCTTCGGTCACGCCAAGGTACGGTCGCCTATACCAAACGCCTTTTGCCGATCAAATACGCAATGAAGCCGATATCAGTACCATGGCCGTCGGGAATATCTACGAAGCTGACCATGTGAATTCCATCTTGCTCGCAGGTCGTGCCGATCTCGTGGCGATAGGTCGTCCCCATTTGTCGGATCCTTATTGGACGAATAGACAAGCCGCGCAAATACAAGACAAAGAGCAGGCATGGCCAAGCCCGTATCAAACTGGTAAAGAACAGCTTCAGCATTTAGTAAACAGAGAATTAGCAAACACCGGTTTGCCGAAAAGAGAGTCTTAA
- a CDS encoding alpha/beta hydrolase, with product MKITSINRKIPIESIENNEIFIDYVSEENSKNTIETLDVLATKINAKFQSYGVNRSSIKTLTIFLKALDDFYSNADEIDKLLRFKLAGNIGEVALIEHDTVALEAAIVREPLSNEIVFHRYTKTALFDQYYTFLTAPDAPQIIRNWVNTQPSPDCEKTEMVFGSSSYHHSLDLFIPKQKSKKIPLLIHIHGGYWQYTDKEIYIKVANSFTQSGVAVANLNYPQAPDVPISEIIESCRKGIRALFLAAEEHGIDPNAITVVGHSAGAHLAAMAGLTNWSTIDPVLPRNIFQTVIGFSGLYDLEPLSIVMRDRLKLDSTQLKETSPIHCDAVEPVDFHLYVGKNESDEFQRQTDVFLEYIHSNGMAGRKVVLPNKNHFSAVDELYSGATQTFFDCLDLILEKNEKEKNEEMR from the coding sequence ATGAAAATCACATCTATAAATCGCAAAATACCGATAGAAAGCATTGAAAATAATGAAATTTTCATAGATTACGTGTCAGAAGAAAACTCTAAAAATACAATAGAAACCCTTGACGTTCTTGCTACTAAAATCAACGCAAAGTTTCAATCCTATGGCGTGAATCGATCATCCATCAAAACGTTAACGATTTTTCTAAAAGCACTTGATGATTTCTATAGCAATGCTGACGAAATAGATAAGTTACTCAGATTCAAACTAGCAGGAAATATTGGTGAGGTGGCATTAATTGAACACGACACGGTGGCGCTAGAAGCAGCAATTGTACGTGAGCCTCTATCGAATGAGATTGTTTTTCATCGCTACACAAAAACCGCGCTCTTTGATCAGTATTACACGTTTTTGACTGCACCAGATGCACCACAAATCATTCGTAATTGGGTCAATACCCAGCCCTCACCTGACTGCGAGAAAACAGAAATGGTATTCGGGTCATCTTCTTATCATCATTCATTGGATTTGTTTATTCCAAAACAAAAGAGCAAGAAAATCCCCTTACTTATCCATATTCATGGAGGCTATTGGCAATACACGGATAAAGAAATCTACATCAAAGTCGCCAACTCTTTTACTCAGTCCGGTGTTGCGGTGGCTAACTTAAACTACCCTCAAGCCCCTGATGTCCCTATAAGTGAGATCATCGAATCGTGTCGCAAAGGTATTCGTGCCTTGTTTCTCGCAGCAGAAGAACACGGCATAGACCCAAATGCGATAACCGTAGTAGGTCATTCCGCAGGCGCACACCTTGCTGCCATGGCGGGGCTGACTAATTGGTCGACGATAGATCCAGTGTTGCCTCGCAATATTTTTCAAACCGTTATTGGCTTTTCAGGTCTCTACGATTTAGAGCCGTTATCTATCGTGATGCGCGATCGGTTGAAGCTCGATTCAACACAGTTAAAAGAGACAAGCCCTATCCATTGCGACGCTGTTGAACCCGTCGACTTCCACCTTTATGTAGGAAAAAATGAAAGCGATGAATTTCAAAGACAAACCGATGTTTTTCTTGAATACATACATTCAAACGGCATGGCTGGTCGCAAGGTTGTGCTACCGAATAAAAATCACTTCTCTGCTGTTGATGAGCTCTACTCTGGAGCCACGCAGACCTTCTTTGATTGCTTGGATTTGATTTTGGAGAAGAATGAAAAAGAGAAGAATGAAGAGATGCGATAA
- a CDS encoding class II glutamine amidotransferase, producing the protein MCELLGMSANVPTDICFSFTGLMQRGGNTGPHRDGWGITFYEGKGFRTFKDPNPSCKSKIAELVQNYPIKSKAVISHIRQANRGGVNLENTHPFTRELWGRYWTFAHNGQLSGYEKLKTGFIRPVGQTDSELSFCWLLNRLQDRYPEPPQDMVGMFKFVAECCDELRELGVFNMLLSDGEYVMTYCTNHLYWITRRAPFGKASLIDEDVTIDFQKETTPNDVVSVIATQPLTDNEAWHRMKPGEFNIFHFGESIDGNHDELEHVPFAEAKPKSQAPTEPLE; encoded by the coding sequence ATGTGCGAATTGCTCGGAATGAGCGCCAATGTGCCAACAGACATTTGTTTCAGCTTTACAGGGCTAATGCAAAGAGGCGGAAATACGGGACCACACCGTGATGGGTGGGGAATCACGTTTTACGAAGGGAAAGGGTTTAGGACGTTTAAGGACCCAAACCCGAGCTGCAAGTCTAAAATTGCTGAACTGGTGCAGAATTATCCGATCAAAAGTAAAGCCGTCATTAGCCATATTCGGCAAGCCAATCGAGGGGGAGTGAATTTAGAAAATACTCACCCTTTTACACGAGAGCTTTGGGGGCGTTACTGGACTTTTGCACACAATGGGCAGTTGAGTGGGTACGAAAAATTAAAAACAGGTTTCATTCGACCTGTTGGGCAAACAGACAGTGAATTGTCATTTTGTTGGCTACTCAATCGCTTGCAAGACCGTTATCCAGAGCCGCCGCAAGACATGGTTGGCATGTTTAAGTTTGTAGCCGAGTGCTGCGATGAACTGAGAGAGCTCGGCGTGTTTAACATGTTGCTCAGTGATGGTGAGTATGTGATGACCTATTGCACGAATCACCTGTATTGGATAACAAGACGCGCACCGTTTGGTAAAGCAAGCCTTATCGATGAAGATGTCACCATTGATTTTCAGAAAGAAACGACACCAAATGACGTTGTTTCTGTCATCGCAACTCAGCCGTTAACCGACAATGAGGCATGGCACCGCATGAAGCCGGGAGAGTTTAATATCTTCCATTTTGGTGAAAGCATTGACGGAAACCACGATGAGCTTGAGCACGTCCCGTTCGCAGAAGCGAAACCAAAATCACAAGCTCCAACAGAACCATTAGAATAA